In Paractinoplanes brasiliensis, the following proteins share a genomic window:
- a CDS encoding ABC transporter ATP-binding protein, with protein MTIIATQSLTKTYGGGVTALSELTVDVEAGVIGLVGANGAGKSTLIKIMLGLTAPTSGEVRVFGLDPVTDTDKVRARVGYMPENDCLPPDVSASEFVTHLGRLSGLPKTAARERASEALRHVGLYEERYRQIGGYSTGMKQRVKLAQALVHDPDLLLLDEPTNGLDPAGRDAMLNLVHRIGNEFGISVVVCSHLLGEVERICDSLIAIEGGRLLRADRISAMTAASDVLAVEVSEGTDELADVLVQRELSVTREGRMLLVPLTNEAAYDEILRAVAELDLPLHRLDQRRHRVAELFTTKETADV; from the coding sequence GTGACCATCATCGCGACACAGTCGCTCACGAAGACGTACGGGGGCGGGGTGACCGCCCTCAGCGAACTCACCGTCGACGTCGAGGCGGGCGTGATCGGCCTCGTCGGCGCGAACGGTGCCGGTAAGAGCACCCTTATCAAGATCATGCTCGGCCTCACGGCGCCCACCAGCGGGGAGGTGCGGGTGTTCGGGCTCGACCCGGTGACCGACACCGACAAGGTGCGGGCCCGGGTCGGCTACATGCCCGAGAACGACTGCCTGCCGCCGGACGTCTCGGCCTCGGAGTTCGTGACCCACCTGGGCCGGCTCAGCGGGCTGCCGAAGACGGCGGCGCGCGAGCGGGCCTCCGAGGCGCTGCGCCACGTCGGCCTCTACGAGGAGCGTTACCGGCAGATCGGCGGCTACTCGACCGGCATGAAGCAGCGGGTCAAGCTGGCGCAGGCGCTGGTGCACGACCCCGACCTGCTGCTGCTCGACGAGCCGACCAACGGCCTCGACCCGGCCGGCCGCGACGCCATGCTCAACCTGGTGCACCGCATCGGCAACGAGTTCGGCATCTCGGTCGTCGTCTGCTCGCACCTGCTCGGCGAGGTCGAGCGCATCTGTGACTCGCTGATCGCGATCGAGGGCGGACGCCTGCTGCGGGCGGACCGGATCTCGGCGATGACGGCCGCCTCCGACGTGCTGGCCGTGGAGGTCAGCGAGGGCACCGACGAGCTGGCCGACGTCCTCGTGCAGCGTGAGCTGTCGGTGACCCGCGAGGGCCGGATGCTGCTCGTGCCGCTGACCAACGAGGCCGCGTACGACGAGATCCTGCGCGCCGTGGCCGAGCTCGACCTGCCGCTGCACCGCCTCGACCAGCGACGCCACCGCGTGGCCGAGCTCTTCACGACGAAGGAGACCGCCGATGTCTGA